From Rhodamnia argentea isolate NSW1041297 chromosome 10, ASM2092103v1, whole genome shotgun sequence, a single genomic window includes:
- the LOC115735191 gene encoding mitochondrial import inner membrane translocase subunit TIM14-1-like, with protein sequence MATTPLIAGVAIAAAAYAGRYGIQAWQAFKARPPTARMRRFYDGGFQPTMTRREAALILGVRERTPADKVREAHRRVMVANHPDAGGSHYLASKINEAKDVMLGKTKSSGSAF encoded by the exons atg GCAACTACTCCACTGATTGCGGGGGTTGCAATAGCAGCTGCTGCGTACGCAGGTAGATACGGCATCCAGGCATGGCAAGCCTTCAAGGCAAGACCACCTACAGCGAGAATGCGCCGATTTTACGACGGGGGCTTCCAGCCCACCATGACGAGAAGGGAAGCAGCTCTGATACTTGGTGTCAG AGAAAGAACTCCGGCAGATAAGGTCAGGGAAGCGCATAGGAGAGTTATGGTTGCGAATCATCCAGATGCTGGCGGTAGCCATTATTTAGCTTCTAAAATCAATGAAGCTAAAGATGTGATGCTTGGAAAAACTAAAAGCAGTGGGTCTGCATTTTGA